The following proteins are co-located in the Myxococcus fulvus genome:
- a CDS encoding O-antigen ligase family protein, which translates to MSAPRPSSRPQLQGPGVLGRRYVRRAPGAPLEVAPPQQPRPPSKDAPPVTASRTGLLSSNRLVPLFIGVLVACQLALLVEAIAPLRVLVRILAFGLSLALLVLVPGRGARHPAVPFVVGSLAITTLNFFHPGTVSPMAGAVQLGIQLSIIAPLFWVTRLSIDSRVFRLTLTLLFLFNMASASVGVLQVYFPGRFQPAMSAAVQAQGDSYLRSLEFETASGARVFRPMGLTDIPGGAATGGFYAVLLGSGFLLSSRKGLSRALSVVGILVGLLCLYLCQVRAIALTLGVCLAAMAGMLVLTGRVARLAKLMAVVGMASVFAFGWAVAVGGDAVQKRWDSLFEAKPEEVYHSNRGRFLEGTFEYFLPEYPLGAGLGRYGMANAYFGDNSDPAQPPLWAEIQWTAWVYDGGIVVVVLYPLALLATMAWVLQMARRRHDSGDEFWLWGSVIFAYNLGALALTFSYPFFMSQVGMEFWLLNAALFGAWTHAKTLHAHRR; encoded by the coding sequence GTGAGCGCGCCACGTCCGTCCTCCCGGCCTCAACTCCAGGGGCCGGGCGTGCTCGGGCGCAGGTACGTGCGCCGCGCGCCGGGCGCGCCGTTGGAGGTGGCGCCGCCGCAGCAGCCACGTCCGCCGTCGAAGGACGCACCGCCCGTCACGGCGTCGCGCACGGGCCTCCTGTCCTCGAACCGGCTGGTGCCGCTGTTCATCGGCGTGCTCGTCGCGTGTCAGCTCGCGCTGCTGGTGGAGGCCATCGCGCCCCTGCGGGTGCTGGTGCGCATCCTGGCGTTCGGGTTGAGCCTGGCGCTGCTGGTGCTCGTCCCCGGGCGCGGGGCGAGGCATCCGGCCGTGCCCTTCGTGGTGGGCTCGCTGGCCATCACCACGCTCAACTTCTTCCACCCGGGCACCGTCAGCCCGATGGCCGGCGCGGTGCAACTGGGCATCCAGTTGTCCATCATCGCGCCGTTGTTCTGGGTGACGCGGCTGTCCATCGACTCGCGCGTCTTCCGGCTCACCCTCACGCTGCTGTTCCTCTTCAACATGGCCAGCGCCTCGGTGGGCGTGCTCCAGGTCTACTTCCCCGGCCGCTTCCAGCCGGCCATGTCGGCCGCGGTGCAGGCGCAGGGGGATTCCTATCTGCGCAGCCTGGAGTTCGAGACCGCCAGCGGCGCGCGGGTCTTCCGGCCCATGGGTCTGACGGACATACCCGGCGGCGCGGCGACGGGGGGCTTCTACGCGGTGCTGCTCGGCAGCGGCTTCCTCTTGTCCTCGCGCAAGGGCCTGTCACGCGCGCTGAGCGTGGTGGGCATCCTGGTGGGGCTGCTCTGTCTCTACCTGTGCCAGGTGCGCGCGATTGCGCTGACGCTGGGCGTCTGTCTGGCGGCGATGGCGGGCATGCTCGTGCTCACCGGCCGGGTGGCGCGGCTGGCGAAGCTGATGGCGGTGGTGGGCATGGCGAGCGTGTTCGCCTTCGGCTGGGCCGTGGCCGTGGGCGGCGACGCGGTGCAGAAGCGCTGGGACAGCCTGTTCGAGGCGAAGCCGGAGGAGGTCTACCACAGCAACCGTGGCCGCTTCCTGGAGGGCACCTTCGAGTACTTCCTGCCGGAGTATCCGCTGGGCGCGGGCCTGGGGCGCTACGGCATGGCCAACGCGTACTTCGGGGACAACTCCGACCCGGCGCAGCCGCCCTTGTGGGCCGAAATCCAGTGGACGGCGTGGGTCTACGACGGCGGCATCGTGGTGGTGGTGCTCTACCCCCTGGCGCTCCTGGCGACGATGGCGTGGGTGCTCCAGATGGCCCGACGGCGCCATGACTCCGGCGATGAGTTCTGGCTGTGGGGAAGCGTCATCTTCGCCTACAACCTGGGCGCGCTGGCCCTGACCTTCAGCTATCCGTTCTTCATGAGCCAGGTGGGCATGGAGTTCTGGTTGCTCAACGCGGCGCTCTTCGGCGCCTGGACGCATGCGAAGACCCTACACGCTCATCGCCGGTGA
- a CDS encoding glycosyltransferase — MSVTLTGAGLRVLHLGKFYPPASGGIESHVQTLARAQAAQGAQVEVLCANHSRDSGNTSHEFHGKSPTHEEWDGLVRVVRLGRRASVARMDVLPELPGTLRRMLAQGVDVVHLHTPNPTMLLALDMMPRLPAVFVTHHSDVIRQKVAGALFRPLELLLYTRALRIFSDSEAYIEGSSLLKLFRSKVRALPLGIDVEPYLAPSAEVLAAEARWRQDFAGTPLWLMVGRLVYYKGLFTALEALAKAPGRLVVVGVGPLEAEGRARAKALGVESRVTWAGYLPPASLMGAYRAATALWFPSNARSEAYGLSQAEAMASGLPVLNTAIPHSGVAWVSRHEETGLTVPVGDADALARAAKRLVEEPGLAERLGRGARERAQAELRHDVMATRSLKLYAEALGRPVPEMTGAVSEVPALTGTGRA; from the coding sequence GTGAGCGTGACGTTGACGGGAGCGGGCCTCCGGGTGTTGCACCTGGGCAAGTTCTATCCACCGGCGTCTGGCGGCATCGAGAGCCATGTCCAGACGCTGGCGCGCGCACAGGCGGCGCAGGGCGCGCAGGTGGAGGTGCTGTGCGCCAACCACTCGCGCGACTCGGGGAACACCAGCCACGAGTTCCACGGCAAGAGCCCCACGCATGAGGAGTGGGACGGGCTGGTGCGGGTGGTGAGGCTGGGGCGGCGCGCGTCGGTGGCGCGCATGGACGTGCTGCCGGAGCTGCCCGGGACGCTGCGGCGGATGCTCGCCCAGGGCGTGGACGTGGTGCACCTGCACACGCCGAACCCGACGATGCTGCTGGCGCTGGACATGATGCCCCGGCTGCCGGCCGTGTTCGTCACGCACCACAGCGACGTCATCCGGCAGAAGGTCGCGGGCGCGCTGTTCCGGCCGCTGGAGCTGCTGCTCTACACGCGTGCGCTGCGAATCTTCTCGGACAGCGAGGCGTACATCGAGGGCTCCTCGCTGCTGAAGCTGTTCCGGAGCAAGGTGCGGGCGTTGCCGCTCGGCATCGACGTGGAGCCGTACCTGGCGCCGTCAGCGGAGGTGCTCGCCGCCGAGGCGCGCTGGCGTCAGGACTTCGCGGGGACGCCGCTGTGGCTGATGGTGGGGCGGCTCGTCTACTACAAGGGTCTGTTCACCGCGCTGGAGGCCCTGGCGAAGGCGCCGGGTCGGCTGGTGGTGGTGGGCGTGGGGCCGCTGGAGGCGGAGGGCCGTGCTCGCGCGAAGGCGCTCGGCGTGGAGTCCCGCGTGACGTGGGCGGGCTACCTGCCGCCGGCTTCGCTCATGGGGGCCTATCGCGCCGCCACCGCGCTCTGGTTCCCGAGCAACGCGCGCAGCGAGGCGTATGGCCTGTCGCAGGCGGAGGCGATGGCCAGCGGCCTGCCCGTGCTGAACACGGCGATTCCCCACTCGGGCGTCGCGTGGGTGAGCCGTCACGAGGAGACGGGCCTGACGGTGCCGGTGGGTGACGCGGACGCGCTGGCGCGCGCGGCGAAGCGGCTCGTGGAGGAGCCGGGGCTCGCGGAGCGGCTGGGCCGAGGGGCACGGGAGCGCGCGCAGGCGGAGCTGCGGCACGACGTGATGGCGACGCGCAGCCTGAAGCTCTACGCGGAGGCGCTGGGTCGTCCCGTGCCGGAGATGACGGGGGCCGTGAGCGAGGTCCCCGCGCTCACCGGCACGGGGAGGGCCTGA
- a CDS encoding glycosyltransferase family 4 protein encodes MRRPYTLIAGDFVATGGMDRANLALAHWLAKQGGPVRLVAHRVADELLGFPNVRFVKVPKPANSYLLGEPLLAAMGRAWALRTRAEGGRVLANGGNCVVPGANWVHYVHGAYVSEHVGGVLRQVKGRVGHARFVSEERKALWRSNVILANSKRTRADLVAATGVPEARVHVVYYGNDSERFHPVSPEARRAARAELGWPEDRRVALFVGALGDRRKGFDSLFNAWARLHAHGDWGVDLKVVGVGAQREAWEQEARVQGLERHIEFLGFRKDVPVLLSAADLLVSPTRYEAYGLGVHEALCSGLPALVSRSAGVAERYPTELGGLLLDDPDDVDALVRALESWREHEAAWAPHVAAFSERLRAWTWDDMAAGIVQVMEREG; translated from the coding sequence ATGCGAAGACCCTACACGCTCATCGCCGGTGATTTCGTCGCCACGGGTGGAATGGACCGCGCCAACCTGGCCCTCGCGCACTGGCTGGCGAAGCAGGGCGGCCCCGTGCGGTTGGTGGCCCACCGCGTGGCGGACGAGCTGCTCGGCTTCCCCAACGTGCGCTTCGTGAAGGTGCCCAAGCCCGCGAACTCCTATCTGCTCGGCGAGCCGCTGCTGGCCGCGATGGGCCGGGCGTGGGCGCTGCGCACGCGCGCCGAGGGCGGCCGGGTGCTCGCCAACGGCGGCAACTGCGTCGTGCCCGGCGCCAACTGGGTGCACTACGTGCACGGGGCCTATGTCTCGGAGCACGTCGGCGGAGTGCTGCGTCAGGTGAAGGGCCGCGTGGGCCACGCGCGCTTCGTGAGCGAGGAGCGCAAGGCGCTGTGGCGCTCGAACGTCATCCTGGCCAACTCGAAGCGCACGCGCGCGGACCTGGTGGCGGCCACGGGTGTTCCCGAGGCGCGGGTGCACGTCGTCTATTACGGCAACGACTCGGAGCGCTTCCATCCAGTGTCGCCCGAGGCCCGACGCGCGGCGCGCGCGGAGCTGGGCTGGCCGGAGGACCGACGCGTGGCGCTCTTCGTGGGCGCGCTCGGCGACCGTCGCAAGGGCTTCGACTCCCTGTTCAATGCGTGGGCGCGGCTGCACGCGCACGGGGACTGGGGCGTGGACCTGAAGGTGGTGGGCGTGGGCGCGCAGCGCGAGGCCTGGGAGCAGGAGGCGCGCGTGCAAGGCCTGGAGCGGCACATCGAGTTCCTCGGCTTCCGCAAGGACGTGCCCGTGCTGCTGTCCGCGGCGGACCTGCTGGTGTCCCCGACGCGGTACGAGGCCTACGGGCTGGGCGTCCACGAGGCGCTGTGCTCGGGTCTGCCCGCGCTGGTGAGTCGCTCGGCGGGCGTGGCCGAGCGCTATCCGACGGAGCTCGGGGGCCTGCTGCTGGATGACCCGGATGACGTGGACGCGTTGGTCCGCGCGCTGGAGTCGTGGCGCGAGCACGAGGCGGCGTGGGCTCCCCACGTGGCGGCCTTCTCGGAGCGGCTCCGCGCGTGGACGTGGGATGACATGGCCGCCGGCATCGTCCAGGTGATGGAGCGCGAGGGCTGA
- a CDS encoding glycosyltransferase: protein MRALHVYSGNLYGGIESFLVALARASSIHAEGTTHEYALCFEGRLSTELREAGATVHLLGSVRVARPWTVWRARRELGALLKRGGYSVVVCHAAWPQAVFGPVARAAGVPLVFYQHDALSGAHWVERWAGVTSPDLVLANSAYSARSLGSVYPRAPHRVRHPLVQAPARVPDSSERGALRAELGAGDDDVVILQACRMEAWKGHRLLLEALGRMREARGWRLWVAGGAQREEETRYLEGLLAQTRALGLDGRVRFLGQRSDVPRLMRAADVHCQPNTSPEPFGLAFVEALQAGLPVVTTAQGGPLEIVDETCGRLVVPEAGALSAALLRLVVDAEARRKLGAGGPARAAALCAPEVFLQGLDEDLRVAVSGVEA from the coding sequence ATGCGCGCGCTGCACGTCTACAGCGGCAACCTCTACGGAGGCATCGAGTCCTTCCTCGTCGCGCTGGCGCGGGCGTCCTCGATTCACGCCGAGGGCACGACGCATGAGTACGCGCTGTGCTTCGAGGGGCGACTGTCGACGGAGCTGCGCGAGGCGGGCGCCACGGTCCACCTGTTGGGGAGCGTGCGGGTGGCGCGGCCCTGGACGGTGTGGCGCGCGCGGCGGGAGCTGGGCGCGCTGCTGAAGCGTGGCGGGTACTCGGTGGTCGTCTGCCACGCGGCGTGGCCGCAGGCCGTGTTCGGTCCCGTGGCGCGCGCGGCCGGTGTGCCGCTGGTCTTCTACCAGCACGATGCCTTGTCGGGTGCGCACTGGGTGGAGCGCTGGGCCGGTGTCACCTCGCCGGACCTGGTGCTCGCCAACAGCGCGTACTCCGCGCGCTCGCTCGGCAGCGTCTATCCCCGGGCTCCGCATCGGGTGCGCCATCCGTTGGTGCAGGCGCCGGCGCGGGTTCCGGACTCCTCGGAGCGCGGGGCGCTGCGTGCCGAACTCGGCGCGGGCGACGATGACGTGGTCATCCTCCAGGCCTGCCGGATGGAGGCGTGGAAGGGACACCGGCTGTTGCTCGAGGCCCTGGGGCGCATGCGCGAGGCGCGGGGCTGGCGACTGTGGGTGGCGGGTGGGGCGCAGCGCGAGGAGGAGACGCGCTATCTGGAGGGATTGCTCGCGCAGACGCGTGCGCTCGGCTTGGACGGGCGGGTGCGCTTCCTGGGGCAGCGCTCGGACGTGCCCCGGTTGATGCGCGCGGCGGACGTGCACTGTCAGCCCAACACGTCGCCGGAGCCCTTCGGTCTGGCCTTCGTGGAGGCGCTCCAGGCGGGGCTGCCCGTGGTGACGACGGCGCAGGGTGGGCCGCTGGAAATCGTGGACGAGACGTGTGGTCGGCTCGTCGTGCCCGAGGCCGGCGCGCTGTCCGCCGCGCTCCTGCGACTGGTGGTGGACGCGGAGGCGCGCCGCAAGCTGGGCGCGGGTGGGCCCGCTCGCGCGGCGGCGCTCTGTGCTCCGGAGGTCTTCCTTCAAGGCCTGGACGAGGACCTGCGCGTGGCCGTGTCGGGAGTCGAGGCGTGA
- a CDS encoding glycosyltransferase family 4 protein → MQRPRRLVTVSHSYVVTLNRRLANEMARVGGGAWDVTAVAPRFFHGDLRPIHLQLDSDEPAKVAGVRAFLSRSLHAFVYGPELHEHLRRGVDLVHAWEEPFVLAGLEVALLTPRRVPLVFSTFQNLSKRYPPPFAQTERFVVGRSAGWIAGGQTVKDNLLGRPGYAARRSCIIPMGVDTELFRPDRASGEAVRRELGWNTEGPPVIGYLGRFVPEKGVSLLMRVLEQLRTPWRALFAGGGPMETELRAWAARHEDRVRILTGVPHEGVPRVLNAMDVLCGPSQTMPRWKEQFGRMLAEAFACGVPVLASTSGEIPHTVGDAGRLLPEADDTAWARALSDVLESPELRRELSSRGREWAVRRFSWPVVARAHLDFFEALLERR, encoded by the coding sequence GTGCAGCGGCCTCGCAGACTCGTCACCGTCTCGCACTCGTACGTCGTCACCCTCAACCGGCGCCTCGCCAACGAGATGGCCCGCGTCGGAGGTGGCGCGTGGGACGTCACCGCCGTGGCGCCGCGCTTCTTCCATGGTGACCTGCGGCCCATCCACCTCCAGCTCGACTCCGACGAGCCCGCGAAGGTGGCGGGCGTGCGAGCCTTCCTCAGTCGCTCACTGCACGCGTTCGTCTACGGCCCCGAGCTGCACGAGCACCTGCGGCGCGGCGTGGACCTGGTCCATGCCTGGGAGGAGCCCTTCGTCCTCGCGGGGCTCGAGGTGGCCCTGCTCACCCCGCGCCGCGTGCCCCTCGTCTTCAGCACCTTCCAGAACCTCTCCAAGCGCTACCCACCGCCCTTCGCGCAGACGGAGCGCTTCGTCGTCGGGCGCAGCGCCGGCTGGATTGCGGGCGGTCAGACGGTGAAGGACAACCTGCTCGGCCGACCGGGCTATGCCGCGCGCCGCTCCTGCATCATCCCCATGGGCGTGGACACGGAGCTGTTCCGACCGGACCGCGCCTCGGGCGAGGCCGTGCGACGCGAGCTCGGGTGGAACACAGAGGGCCCTCCCGTCATCGGCTACCTGGGACGCTTCGTCCCCGAGAAGGGCGTGTCGCTGCTGATGCGCGTGCTGGAGCAGCTCCGCACACCGTGGCGCGCGCTGTTCGCCGGGGGAGGCCCCATGGAAACGGAGCTGCGCGCCTGGGCCGCGCGCCACGAGGACCGCGTGCGCATCCTCACCGGAGTTCCCCACGAGGGCGTGCCGCGCGTGCTCAACGCCATGGATGTGCTCTGCGGCCCGAGCCAGACGATGCCTCGGTGGAAGGAGCAGTTCGGCCGCATGCTCGCGGAGGCCTTCGCGTGCGGCGTGCCCGTGCTCGCGAGCACCTCCGGCGAAATCCCCCACACCGTGGGCGACGCGGGACGGCTGCTCCCGGAGGCGGATGACACCGCGTGGGCCCGCGCGCTCTCGGACGTGCTGGAGAGCCCCGAGCTCCGACGCGAGCTGTCCTCACGCGGCCGCGAGTGGGCCGTGCGGCGCTTCTCGTGGCCCGTCGTCGCCCGCGCGCACCTGGACTTCTTCGAAGCGCTGCTCGAGCGACGCTGA
- a CDS encoding glycosyltransferase family 4 protein codes for MRVLFLNPVGIVGGAERALLDLMSCLRELDAGLSLHLFSGTEGPLLEQARRLGVDARCLPLPARLSSLGDSALRGRNLADTLRFASKLLPVPALLASHGHVLRREVSRLRPDLIHSNGIKSHLLSAFTAGLPLRRVWHVHDFLGERPLVRRAMGALAPLASAAIANSRAVGDDTREVLPKVPVQVVYNGVDVNRFAPDTGDTADLDALAGLPPAPSGTSRVGLVATYARWKGQDLFLEAAQALTRVEPSLPVRFYVVGSPLYQTAGSQFSEDELRRLIAQRNLTGRVGLVPFQPDSAPVYRALDVFVHASTRREPFGLTIAEALACARPSVVSRASGAAEALTDGVDALTLAPNDAHALAEALRRLLADASLRARLGAAARSTAIECFSRQRYAREILSVYRSLLGGQPG; via the coding sequence GTGCGCGTCCTCTTCCTCAATCCTGTAGGTATTGTCGGCGGCGCCGAGCGCGCGTTGCTCGATTTGATGTCCTGCCTGCGCGAGCTGGACGCGGGGCTGTCGCTCCATCTGTTCTCTGGGACGGAAGGGCCCCTGCTGGAGCAGGCCCGGCGGCTGGGTGTGGACGCACGCTGCCTGCCGCTCCCCGCGCGCCTGTCGAGCCTGGGGGACAGTGCGCTGCGCGGACGGAACCTGGCAGATACGCTGCGCTTCGCGAGCAAGCTGCTCCCGGTGCCCGCCCTGCTCGCGAGCCACGGCCACGTGCTGCGACGCGAGGTCTCACGCCTGCGCCCGGACCTCATCCACTCCAACGGCATCAAGTCCCACCTGCTGAGTGCCTTCACCGCGGGCCTGCCGCTCCGGCGCGTCTGGCACGTCCACGACTTCCTCGGTGAGCGGCCCCTGGTGCGACGTGCGATGGGCGCGCTCGCACCCCTGGCCTCGGCGGCCATCGCCAACTCGCGCGCCGTGGGAGACGACACCCGGGAGGTGCTCCCCAAGGTCCCCGTGCAAGTCGTCTACAACGGCGTGGACGTGAACCGCTTCGCTCCGGACACGGGCGACACCGCCGACCTGGACGCGCTCGCGGGCCTGCCTCCCGCCCCCTCTGGGACGTCACGCGTGGGCCTGGTGGCCACCTATGCGCGCTGGAAGGGACAGGACCTCTTCCTGGAGGCCGCCCAGGCGCTGACGCGGGTGGAGCCGTCGCTGCCCGTGCGCTTCTACGTGGTCGGCTCGCCGCTGTACCAGACGGCGGGCTCGCAGTTCTCCGAGGACGAGCTGCGTCGCCTCATCGCGCAGCGCAACCTCACCGGACGCGTCGGGCTCGTGCCCTTCCAGCCCGACTCCGCGCCCGTCTACCGCGCGCTGGACGTCTTCGTGCACGCCAGCACGCGGCGCGAGCCCTTCGGTCTCACCATCGCGGAGGCCCTGGCCTGTGCCCGCCCCTCCGTCGTCTCTCGCGCGAGCGGCGCGGCCGAGGCGCTCACCGATGGCGTGGACGCGCTCACGCTGGCGCCGAACGATGCCCATGCGCTGGCGGAGGCGCTGCGTCGGCTGCTGGCGGATGCGTCCCTGCGTGCCCGGTTGGGCGCCGCGGCCCGGAGCACCGCCATCGAGTGCTTCTCCCGCCAGCGCTACGCCCGCGAGATTCTCTCCGTGTACCGCTCGCTGCTGGGTGGACAGCCCGGTTGA